In Astatotilapia calliptera chromosome 23, fAstCal1.2, whole genome shotgun sequence, a genomic segment contains:
- the LOC113016759 gene encoding secretin receptor-like isoform X1, producing the protein MEKITVFDLMIKLGLIWVLLFPQAKSSPVCHPNVRLMREEEKCMKDLLLSTSHKTAENNSMHCKGMWDDLNCWPPAFLGETVSQPCPEFFNSGGKVHRNCTNNGWTDLLIPHEDACGYSFNESLLFLGESSDSHLYFSYVKTMYTVGYTISLISLIIAITIFCVFRKLHCTRNYIHIQLFISFSLRAIFIFIRDALLFTDEEIYHCDYYPAPCKVVLMFSNYSILANYSWLLVEGHFLYTLVNRSFFSLKKHLAWYIVLSWGLPLIVIISWGCAKYFYEDEGCWETRRHEWIWWILRVPVLLTISMNLIFFMGILRILVSKLRMPDAQRNELSQYKRLIKSTFFLVALFGVHYILFVFLPVEVSSSMFKIWTFVELALSSTQGFVVAVLYCFVNGEVQHEFLRRWRRWRLTQHLPTRRSQRHGSISHSGTPHTQVSLLPCSPGSLLTSGLPVDTVEM; encoded by the exons ATGGAGAAAATCACAGTTTTTGACCTAATGATAAAACTTGGACTTATTTGGGTTTTACTTTTCCCACAG GCAAAATCGTCACCAGTCTGTCATCCTAATGTTCGCCTtatgagagaggaagaaaagtgCATGAAAGATTTGCTACTTTCAACATCACACAAAACAGCTG AAAATAACAGCATGCACTGCAAGGGAATGTGGGACGACTTGAACTGCTGGCCACCGGCTTTTCTTGGGGAAACTGTTTCACAACCTTGTCCAGAGTTTTTTAATTCAGGAG GTAAAGTGCATCGCAACTGCACAAACAATGGCTGGACAGACCTGCTGATTCCACACGAAGATGCTTGTGGCTACTCTTTCAATGAAAGTCTCTTATTTCTTGGAGAG TCCTCAGACAGCCACTTGTATTTCTCCTATGTGAAGACAATGTACACAGTTGGATACACAATTTCCCTCATCTCTCTCATCATTGCCATCACCATATTCTGTGTGTTTAG GAAACTTCATTGTACCAGGAACTACATTCACATTCAACTGTTCATTTCCTTCAGCCTGAGAgccatcttcatcttcatccgAGATGCTCTGCTCTTTACAGATGAAGAGATTTATCACTGTGACTACTATCCG GCGCCGTGTAAGGTCGTGCTGATGTTTTCCAACTACTCCATCCTTGCAAACTACAGCTGGCTGCTGGTGGAGGGCCACTTCCTATACACCCTTGTTAACCGCTCCTTCTTCTCCCTGAAGAAACATCTGGCCTGGTACATCGTCCTCAGCTGGG GTTTGCCACTGATTGTGATCATCTCCTGGGGgtgtgcaaaatatttttatgaagaTGAAGG ATGTTGGGAAACCAGGAGGCATGAATGGATTTGGTGGATACTTCGAGTGCCAGTTCTTCTAACTATATCT ATGAACCTCATCTTTTTCATGGGGATTTTGAGGATACTGGTGAGCAAACTCAGAATGCCAGATGCACAGAGAAACGAATTAAGCCAGTATAA GAGGCTGATCAAATCCACGTTTTTTCTGGTTGCTCTGTTCGGCGTGCATTACATCTTGTTCGTGTTCTTGCCCGTTGAAGTCAGCAGCTCTATGTTTAAGATCTGGACCTTTGTAGAGCTGGCTCTGTCATCCACTCAG GGCTTTGTGGTCGCTGTCCTCTACTGCTTTGTGAACGGAGAG GTGCAGCATGAATTTCTAAGGCGGTGGAGGAGATGGAGGCTGACTCAGCACCTGCCCACCAGACGCAGCCAGCGCCACGGCTCCATCAGCCACAGCGGGACCCCTCACACCCAGGTGTCCCTGCTGCCCTGCTCTCCAGGCAGCCTGTTGACAAGCGGGCTCCCTGTGGACACTGTGGAGATGTGA
- the LOC113016509 gene encoding acyl-CoA-binding protein-like codes for MTDAFDKAVEEVKILKQKPNQQEMGDLYGLYKQATVGDINTERPGFLDFTGKAKWDAWNARKGLSKEEAMAKYVALVEELKEKYGI; via the exons ATGACT GACGCCTTTGACAAAGCGGTAGAGGAGGTGAAGATTCTGAAGCAGAAACCAAACCAGCAAGAAATGGGCGATCTGTACGGCTTATATAAGCAAGCTACAGTCGGTGATATTAACACAG AGCGTCCAGGGTTCCTTGACTTTACAGGAAAAGCAAAGTGGGATGCATGGAATGCAAGGAAAG GTCTGTCCAAAGAGGAAGCAATGGCCAAATATGTTGCTTTGGTGGAGGAACTCAAGGAGAAATATGGAATctag
- the LOC113016759 gene encoding secretin receptor-like isoform X2 — MEKITVFDLMIKLGLIWVLLFPQAKSSPVCHPNVRLMREEEKCMKDLLLSTSHKTAENNSMHCKGMWDDLNCWPPAFLGETVSQPCPEFFNSGGKVHRNCTNNGWTDLLIPHEDACGYSFNESLLFLGEAPCKVVLMFSNYSILANYSWLLVEGHFLYTLVNRSFFSLKKHLAWYIVLSWGLPLIVIISWGCAKYFYEDEGCWETRRHEWIWWILRVPVLLTISMNLIFFMGILRILVSKLRMPDAQRNELSQYKRLIKSTFFLVALFGVHYILFVFLPVEVSSSMFKIWTFVELALSSTQGFVVAVLYCFVNGEVQHEFLRRWRRWRLTQHLPTRRSQRHGSISHSGTPHTQVSLLPCSPGSLLTSGLPVDTVEM, encoded by the exons ATGGAGAAAATCACAGTTTTTGACCTAATGATAAAACTTGGACTTATTTGGGTTTTACTTTTCCCACAG GCAAAATCGTCACCAGTCTGTCATCCTAATGTTCGCCTtatgagagaggaagaaaagtgCATGAAAGATTTGCTACTTTCAACATCACACAAAACAGCTG AAAATAACAGCATGCACTGCAAGGGAATGTGGGACGACTTGAACTGCTGGCCACCGGCTTTTCTTGGGGAAACTGTTTCACAACCTTGTCCAGAGTTTTTTAATTCAGGAG GTAAAGTGCATCGCAACTGCACAAACAATGGCTGGACAGACCTGCTGATTCCACACGAAGATGCTTGTGGCTACTCTTTCAATGAAAGTCTCTTATTTCTTGGAGAG GCGCCGTGTAAGGTCGTGCTGATGTTTTCCAACTACTCCATCCTTGCAAACTACAGCTGGCTGCTGGTGGAGGGCCACTTCCTATACACCCTTGTTAACCGCTCCTTCTTCTCCCTGAAGAAACATCTGGCCTGGTACATCGTCCTCAGCTGGG GTTTGCCACTGATTGTGATCATCTCCTGGGGgtgtgcaaaatatttttatgaagaTGAAGG ATGTTGGGAAACCAGGAGGCATGAATGGATTTGGTGGATACTTCGAGTGCCAGTTCTTCTAACTATATCT ATGAACCTCATCTTTTTCATGGGGATTTTGAGGATACTGGTGAGCAAACTCAGAATGCCAGATGCACAGAGAAACGAATTAAGCCAGTATAA GAGGCTGATCAAATCCACGTTTTTTCTGGTTGCTCTGTTCGGCGTGCATTACATCTTGTTCGTGTTCTTGCCCGTTGAAGTCAGCAGCTCTATGTTTAAGATCTGGACCTTTGTAGAGCTGGCTCTGTCATCCACTCAG GGCTTTGTGGTCGCTGTCCTCTACTGCTTTGTGAACGGAGAG GTGCAGCATGAATTTCTAAGGCGGTGGAGGAGATGGAGGCTGACTCAGCACCTGCCCACCAGACGCAGCCAGCGCCACGGCTCCATCAGCCACAGCGGGACCCCTCACACCCAGGTGTCCCTGCTGCCCTGCTCTCCAGGCAGCCTGTTGACAAGCGGGCTCCCTGTGGACACTGTGGAGATGTGA